A region of the Salvia splendens isolate huo1 chromosome 11, SspV2, whole genome shotgun sequence genome:
GGACATTGTGTCTAGGAAAAGCTCTACCTTTCGTGGGTTAGCAAGCTCTTCCGGAAACAGTTTAAATAAATTGGACACTCTCAATGTCGAAAGGGACACAAGTAGGGCTTCTAGTGAATTTGTTGGGATTAATACCTCAGATATGACTGGCTTCATTGTCTCGTCAACAGTTGGACAATCTTCTAAATATATTCAACCAAATTCCATCAATGTTTATGAAAATGCACACTTCGATCATGGTCAGATCGTGTACCATCATGAAGTCAAGCATCAACCTCCACATTTTGACTATAATCTGCATCCTCCCTATAATGCCCCTTCTGAAAGTGCTGTGCCTCAATCTTCTTATGGGGTTGTTTCTCAACAAAAAGGTCTTGAAGGGAAGCCTCCAGGTTCCTCAGACGCTCAAGGCACTCAAGTACAAGAAAATGAGGCAAAACGGAAAGTTGATGGTTCAATGCAACCGGAAAGTAGAAGCAATGGCGACAGAGAACTTAATTTTCCAGTTGAGGAGTCAACAGTTGTGATCCCTAAACTGGGCAAGGAGTTATCTTCAAAAAAGACAGAAGGGAGGACCCAGGAATCTGTTCCTGCCCCTAAACCTTTTGATGTTGTTAAAACATCCCTAATTTCTAATGGAAATGAGCATTCTGCATCTGGTAATGCTCCAGCTCCTGAATCTGTTAACTCAGAAAGTAATCGTACTGATCTGGGCCACCCCGAGTCTTCTATGCCTCCTCAAAGGGTCTATTATTCTGAGCGAATTCCTAGAGAGGAGGGTGGGCCTCTTAACAGAATATCAAAGTCAGATGATTCTCGGAATTCCCAATTTCTTGTCAATCAGTCTCATGCTGATAGTGCCCAGAAAGATTTGCAAGATTTAGTTTCAGGATTTTCTGAAAAATTGCAAAATGGAAATGTAGATATTCCTTCCAAGCAGTCAAATTCTACTTATCATGTTGAGCCTGAAACCTTTGATGACAGGAATCAAAGAACTCAAATGGTAGATGCACGTGATGTTAAAGAATCCTTGCATGAAAATCAAGATCTGACAGGGGTGGAAGCTGGTTTGAAGCTTCACACTGAGAGCCACGAGGATTCAACAAAACATTCTGAAGATCCTACAGCTCATAGGGTTGATGGGGTTGGGTGTCAGGACATTCCTGATGATGCTCATGGGCATTCTCAACTTACGAGAATGGCAGGAACTCACGGAGAATCCAAGGCTGTTTTACCCAGAACTGAGCAAGGAGACATACTTATTGATATCAATGATCGGTTCCCTCGTAATCTCCTTTCCGATATATTTTCACAAGCTATTCTTTCAGATAACTCATCTGATATCAGTCCCGTACCTAAAGATGGAGCTGGTTTGAGCATGAATATGGAAAATCATGAACCACAGCACTGGTCCTTCTTCCAGAGGCTGGCAGGGGATGAGTTTTTGAGAAGGGATGTTTCTCTTATTGATCAAGACCATGTTGTACTTTCCTCTGCAATTACAAAAGTTGAAGAGCATGCACCTTTAGCATATGACTTTGTGCCACTGAAAAAAGAAGGAACTCCTCCTAGTCACCCAGAATTCCAGGAGAATTACAGCGATCGTGATCAGAAAAATGTACCAGCTGGAGATCAGCCTCACTCTATGGATCTTCGTTCCAATTTTGGTGCGCCACAAGCGAAAGTGAATGAGGGTATTCAGTATAGTGATTTAACTGATAATATGGGAAATCCAGATTCAGACTATGGGGTACTTTTTCTTTTGAATAAACAGAATTAGTTAACTTATGCTGAATATTGCTTTAACTGAACATTTGCAACTTTATCTTCAGGCTGGGATAGGAAGTATTGGCTTACCTCCTCTAGAACCGTCCTTGGAAGATTTTGATATCAACTCTCTGCAGGTTAGTCTTAATTGTTATACAATCTGTTTTGGTATTGAACCTTGAAAATCTGCTAATTTAACATTTCCTGAATCGTGAATTTGTTGCATATTAACCTTTTGACTATGTTGCCAGTAATCACCAATTATGCATCTGTAACTCTCTGATGGACGACTTGCAGATTATACAAGATGTGGATCTTGAAGAATTGAGGGAACTTGGTTCTGGCACATTTGGAACTGTATATCATGGAAAGTGGAGAGGCTCGGATGTAGCAATCAAGCGCATAAAGAAAAGCTGCTTCACGGGGCGACAATCAGAGCAAGAGCGTCTGGTACATGACCTATACTTCATGTAGCACAAAGTTCTTTTTTCCTGCCAATATAGTCTTGATGGTGTGTTCCATTATTGGTAAAGCCTTATGTTTACATGCTTTACAATTTAAGCTATCGTTGAATTTGCTAATAACCAAACTGAAGAAATTGGCAGCAGTGTTTTTCTTGTACTGTTCtatttcatcatcatcatcatcatcatcatcatcatcatcatcatcatcatcatcatcatcatcatcatcatcatcatcatcatcatcatcatcatcatcatcatcatcatcatcatcatcatcatcatcatcatcatcatcatcatcatcatcatcatcatcatcatcatcatcatcatcatcatcatcatcatcatcatcatcatcatcatcatcatcatcatcatcatcatcatcatcatcatcatcatcatcatcatcatcatcatcatcatcatcatcatcatcatgtaTATTAGGCCTTGTTAACGTGGTTATTAAATAACTCAACACTTTCAGACCAATGAGTTTTGGAGGGAAGCGGATATTCTCTCAAAGCTTCACCACCCGAATGTGGTAGCATTTTATGGCGTTGTACAAGATGGACCAGGGGGTACATTGGCTACTGTAGCAGAATTCATGGTTGATGGATCTTTGCGACATGTTTTACTTCGAAAAGATAGGTATTGTTTTCAACTGAGTTGTTACTGACTTCTAATAAGGTCGTAGATAGCAATTATTCGAGTCAAATCAGGAGCGTATTATGATGTTAACTGACTTCTAATAAGGTCCCATTTCTGATGCTTTGTTTATGTTATGATGTTAAACATGGTCATCAAAAGTTTAACATGGAACTATGCCTTTGTTCTTAAGTTTTAATTGACTCAATTTTTATTGTACAACTTGTCAGACACCTTGATCGCCGGAAGCGGCTTATAATTGCCATGGACGCAGCTTTTGGGATGGAATATTTGCATTCAAAGAATATAGTGCACTTTGATTTGAAGTGCGACAATTTGCTTGTCAACTTAAAAGATCCTTCAAGACCTATATGCAAGGTGGTGTACTTGGGAACCTATTCCTCTTTCAACTAGATTACTTGATATCTTTTCTGTCTTTCATCATCATTGTTATGATGTTACCATTTGATATTCTGAATCTCTGATATTGCTATGCAATTTATCAGGTAGGTGATTTTGGTCTGTCAAAAATTAAGCGGAATACGTTGGTTTCTGGTGGAGTAAGGGGAACTCTGCCTTGGATGGCTCCGGAGCTATTAAATGGTAGCAGCAGTAAAGTATCTGAGAAGGTAACACCTTTAATAGTTTCTCATTCAGATCGGGTTGAGAAACATATTCTTTGCATAAGATTGTTCATCGGCATTAGAATTACATAAGCTAGTTTCATAAGTTTATGCGTACAAAACCAGCACTTTTCAACTGTTCAAAAATTCTCTGCGAAGTAAAGCAAACTTTTCTAATTTAGATAtctaatagtagtatatttgaTCTGTTCCACTAGCTAACTTCAAGCATCTCAATCTTTTCGGTGTTACCAGTTCATATAGTTATTGGATTTGGTTGTTTGCTTGGCAGGTTGATGTCTTTTCATTTGGTATTGTCCTGTGGGAGATACTTACCGGAGAGGAACCTTATGCAAACATGCATTATGGCGCAATCATAGGTTTGTAATACCAACTCATAAACATTTCTTTTTGTGGTTGTGATATGCAGCAGTTAATGGCTGTCCTGAAATATTTATTTCGAGAAGTATTGAGAACGACGTATTGGAAAATGTATGTATCATGAGAAAGTGCGAAATTTGCCTGTGCTGTGTTTTAGGAGAAATACTAGAAGGATGTAGTAGTCTTCCATCAATGAGAAACACACCCTCccttcttggtatgatggaatggaatgaagatAGAATGAAACCACAATTTCTTTGCATTTTCATTCGAATCATTCCATCCCTTCTTCATTCTTCGTACCAAACAAATGAATAGAACGGAGGTAGGAATCACATTCCATTCCACCATTCCATTCTATCGTACCAAGAAAGGCCTTAGTAACTACTTCGTGTCTTTGTAATATCCCTAAATCATGCATCCTCTCTTCTGGGACATCAGCCAAAGGAAGAATATAGTAGCCGTTTTTTATTTTGCACACATTTAAAACTCAGCATTTCCATATGCAGGAGGCATTGTGAA
Encoded here:
- the LOC121755745 gene encoding uncharacterized protein LOC121755745, which produces MYLLRAPQLALKRRISIAVRIVVLLCVYWRLFTELWCHILSPFGVYLKEGKYSYFSMEPLKNHNSMLYSSERGNEDHGPVSLVHRTGASGYENPILQHPESDLSEPKPVRNFSIQTGEEFALEFMRDRVNPKIPFIPNEYGDPSYVPGYLDLKGILGISHAGSETGSDIPMVASMVKASTEVEQRNMSLNGSRANHGSMQVRCLASDYNNQSVLLHSSSGASDSSSQKLKALCSFGGKILPRPSDGKLRYVGGETRIIRIVKDITWQELWLKTTAIYDETHTIKYQLPGEDLDALVSVSSDEDLLNMMEECKLLNETEESRKLRMFLFSLEDLEDAHFSLANTDGDSEIKYVVAVNSTDIVSRKSSTFRGLASSSGNSLNKLDTLNVERDTSRASSEFVGINTSDMTGFIVSSTVGQSSKYIQPNSINVYENAHFDHGQIVYHHEVKHQPPHFDYNLHPPYNAPSESAVPQSSYGVVSQQKGLEGKPPGSSDAQGTQVQENEAKRKVDGSMQPESRSNGDRELNFPVEESTVVIPKLGKELSSKKTEGRTQESVPAPKPFDVVKTSLISNGNEHSASGNAPAPESVNSESNRTDLGHPESSMPPQRVYYSERIPREEGGPLNRISKSDDSRNSQFLVNQSHADSAQKDLQDLVSGFSEKLQNGNVDIPSKQSNSTYHVEPETFDDRNQRTQMVDARDVKESLHENQDLTGVEAGLKLHTESHEDSTKHSEDPTAHRVDGVGCQDIPDDAHGHSQLTRMAGTHGESKAVLPRTEQGDILIDINDRFPRNLLSDIFSQAILSDNSSDISPVPKDGAGLSMNMENHEPQHWSFFQRLAGDEFLRRDVSLIDQDHVVLSSAITKVEEHAPLAYDFVPLKKEGTPPSHPEFQENYSDRDQKNVPAGDQPHSMDLRSNFGAPQAKVNEGIQYSDLTDNMGNPDSDYGAGIGSIGLPPLEPSLEDFDINSLQIIQDVDLEELRELGSGTFGTVYHGKWRGSDVAIKRIKKSCFTGRQSEQERLTNEFWREADILSKLHHPNVVAFYGVVQDGPGGTLATVAEFMVDGSLRHVLLRKDRHLDRRKRLIIAMDAAFGMEYLHSKNIVHFDLKCDNLLVNLKDPSRPICKVGDFGLSKIKRNTLVSGGVRGTLPWMAPELLNGSSSKVSEKVDVFSFGIVLWEILTGEEPYANMHYGAIIGGIVNNTLRPTIPSYCDSEWRQLMEQCWAPNPVMRPSFTEIASRLRVMSAAAQPQPRKAGAS